From the Lathyrus oleraceus cultivar Zhongwan6 chromosome 4, CAAS_Psat_ZW6_1.0, whole genome shotgun sequence genome, one window contains:
- the LOC127137439 gene encoding uncharacterized protein LOC127137439: MVHPNVFPKLVVSMNVQGVVVKMVDVGNQFKNEKEFESRDQMLKWIHMEASKLEFVVVIGRYDNGSDRRYAFVTMTCEGSGKYRTPIWIFKRDNIGSRKCDFPFKMCGYMLSNKNWRFNVICDLYNHDLCKKLAGHPSVCWLMPKEKECVADMTFHLVQPLNILATLK, encoded by the coding sequence ATGGTACACCCCAATGTTTTCCCAAAACTAGTTGTTTCTATGAATGTCCAAGGTGTTGTTGTGAAGATGGTAGATGTTGGGaaccaatttaaaaatgaaaaagaGTTTGAATCTCGTGATCAGATGCTAAAATGGATTCATATGGAGGCCTCTAAACTTGAATTTGTTGTGGTTATTGGAAGGTACGATAATGGTTCGGATAGAAGATACGCTTTTGTGACAATGACGTGCGAAGGAAGCGGGAAATATAGAACTCCAATATGGATTTTTAAAAGAGACAACATTGGTTCAAGAAAATGTGATTTTCCGTTTAAGATGTGTGGTTACATGTTGTCAAATAAAAATTGGAGATTTAATGTCATATGCGATTTGTATAACCATGATTTGTGTAAAAAATTAGCCGGTCATCCTAGTGTGTGTTGGCTCATGCCGAAAGAGAAGGAATGTGTTGCTGATATGACATTTCATTTGGTTCAACCGTTAAATATACTTGCAACATTGAAATGA